From Gordonia crocea, the proteins below share one genomic window:
- the ygfZ gene encoding CAF17-like 4Fe-4S cluster assembly/insertion protein YgfZ, translating into MNQSVILSSLLDAQTASAVAEPDGAYGHGPQSRRVAWHYGDPLGEQRAATTGVILVDRSDRAVLEISGDERLSWLHTISSQFVADLADRHSAENLSLDLNGRIVEHFVLTDIDGVTWIDTPGPRGPELVDFLTKMVFWAKAVPAARPDMCVLTLVGDLTPALAETLEIPTHAQVYDAGDLPELHHDDEPLGFWRIMPPIGEGRRLPVVDLVVPESEAPQRWRALTEAGARPAGSWAYHAHRIAARRPLVHVDTDERAIPHEVHWIGTPAEQGAVHLDKGCYRGQETVARVHNLGRSPRRLVLLHLDGSTDARPETGDPVTAGGRAVGRIGSVVDHFEFGPIALALVKRSVDATAELVVTTGDQSVAARIDPDSIVADEHRQAGREAVDRLRNR; encoded by the coding sequence GTGAACCAGTCGGTCATCCTCAGCAGCCTCCTCGACGCGCAGACCGCCAGCGCGGTCGCCGAACCGGATGGGGCCTACGGCCACGGCCCGCAATCGCGCCGCGTCGCCTGGCACTACGGTGATCCCCTCGGCGAACAGCGCGCCGCGACCACCGGTGTGATCCTGGTGGACCGCTCCGACCGCGCCGTCCTCGAGATCTCCGGTGACGAGCGGTTGTCGTGGCTGCACACGATCTCCAGCCAGTTCGTCGCCGACCTGGCCGACCGTCACAGCGCCGAGAACCTCTCCCTCGATCTCAACGGGCGCATCGTCGAACATTTCGTCCTCACCGACATCGACGGTGTCACCTGGATCGACACCCCCGGGCCCCGCGGGCCCGAACTGGTCGACTTCCTCACCAAGATGGTCTTCTGGGCCAAGGCGGTACCCGCCGCCCGGCCGGACATGTGCGTCCTCACTCTCGTCGGCGACCTGACCCCCGCCCTCGCCGAGACGCTGGAGATCCCCACCCACGCGCAGGTCTACGACGCCGGCGACCTGCCCGAACTGCACCACGACGACGAGCCGCTCGGGTTTTGGCGGATCATGCCGCCGATCGGCGAGGGCCGCCGCCTGCCGGTCGTGGACCTGGTCGTCCCCGAATCCGAGGCCCCGCAACGCTGGCGGGCGCTCACCGAGGCCGGTGCGCGGCCCGCCGGTTCGTGGGCCTATCACGCCCACCGCATCGCCGCGCGGCGCCCGCTGGTCCACGTCGACACCGACGAGCGGGCGATCCCCCACGAGGTGCACTGGATCGGCACCCCCGCCGAGCAGGGCGCGGTGCACTTGGACAAGGGCTGCTACCGCGGCCAGGAGACCGTCGCCCGGGTGCACAACCTCGGCCGCTCCCCGCGGCGCCTGGTCCTGCTCCACCTCGACGGCAGCACCGACGCGCGCCCCGAGACCGGCGATCCGGTCACCGCGGGCGGACGGGCCGTCGGACGGATCGGCAGCGTCGTGGATCACTTCGAGTTCGGCCCCATCGCCCTCGCGCTGGTCAAGCGCAGTGTCGACGCGACCGCCGAATTGGTCGTGACCACCGGTGACCAGTCGGTCGCCGCC
- a CDS encoding lipase family protein translates to MTAIRRWAARLIVGLVAVTASAATLTASPTTGHASPATPSTDPFYRSPGNLAAHRPGAVLRTRRVALVIDGVRAPVSSTQVLYRSTGEFGQPIVGVTTVLRPAAGTAGLISFHMAYDALGSQCDPSYTLRGNHPSTAGRLEQLVLSGYLARGFTVTVPDYEGTDQQWTIGRQSAQLALDGIRAALRITRLPTRTPVGMLGYSGGSVPTEFGAELAPAYAPELSIVGAAAGGLPVNLAHNLGYVSGSREWAGVIPALTEVYRRTYGLDVTSMLSPRGMAAIARVRTGCIAEFAAKFPGLTSAAMVRPPYRGLLDVAAVRAAINRNVMGTLGRPRVPLLLGVGASDPIGDGVMITADVAALARRYCATGVRTRFLRYAGQGHAEAFLPFEQDAAAFLAARFRGAPTPSCST, encoded by the coding sequence ATGACGGCGATACGACGATGGGCGGCCCGGTTGATCGTCGGCCTTGTTGCCGTGACGGCCTCGGCCGCGACCCTGACGGCATCCCCGACGACGGGCCACGCGAGTCCGGCCACCCCGTCGACCGACCCGTTCTACCGATCCCCCGGCAATCTGGCGGCCCACCGGCCAGGTGCGGTGCTGCGGACCAGGAGAGTCGCGCTGGTCATCGACGGCGTGCGGGCACCGGTCTCCTCAACCCAGGTGCTCTACCGCAGCACCGGCGAATTCGGCCAGCCGATCGTCGGTGTCACGACGGTGCTGCGCCCCGCCGCGGGCACCGCCGGTCTGATCTCCTTCCACATGGCCTACGACGCCCTCGGATCGCAGTGCGACCCGTCCTACACGCTGCGCGGCAACCATCCCAGCACCGCGGGGCGCTTGGAGCAGCTCGTCCTGTCCGGCTACCTCGCGCGCGGCTTTACCGTCACCGTTCCCGACTACGAGGGGACCGACCAGCAGTGGACGATCGGCCGCCAATCGGCGCAGCTGGCACTCGACGGGATCCGGGCGGCGCTGCGGATCACCCGGCTGCCCACGCGCACGCCGGTGGGCATGCTCGGCTACTCCGGCGGTTCGGTCCCCACCGAGTTCGGCGCCGAACTGGCGCCCGCCTATGCACCCGAGCTGTCCATCGTCGGGGCCGCGGCGGGTGGGCTCCCGGTCAATCTCGCCCACAACCTCGGATACGTCAGCGGCAGCCGCGAGTGGGCGGGCGTGATCCCGGCCCTCACCGAGGTGTACCGGCGCACCTACGGCCTCGACGTGACGTCGATGCTGTCGCCGCGCGGGATGGCCGCGATCGCCCGGGTCCGTACCGGTTGCATCGCCGAGTTCGCCGCGAAGTTCCCCGGCCTTACCAGCGCGGCCATGGTGCGCCCGCCCTACCGCGGCCTGCTCGACGTCGCAGCGGTGCGCGCGGCGATCAACCGCAACGTGATGGGCACCCTGGGCCGACCGCGCGTCCCGCTGCTCCTCGGCGTCGGGGCATCCGACCCGATCGGCGACGGGGTGATGATCACCGCCGACGTCGCCGCCCTCGCCCGCCGCTACTGCGCGACCGGGGTGCGGACCCGTTTCCTCCGATACGCGGGCCAGGGGCATGCCGAGGCGTTCCTCCCCTTCGAGCAGGACGCGGCCGCCTTCCTGGCCGCACGATTCCGCGGCGCGCCGACGCCGAGTTGTTCCACGTAG
- a CDS encoding aminodeoxychorismate lyase, translating into MVTTVLFDVHHGRRDPRQPQIHADDLAVVRGDGIFETLLVRDGRACNLQRHLDRFATGAARMDLPAPDVAAWRTAVEGAVAAWAQDNENADGLMRLVYSRGRESAPAGPQSPDAATALVMITAVGANAAHARERGVRVCLLDRGYPVDFAGRAPWQLIGVKTLSYAANMAALRYAAAHGFDDVVYLSSDGAVLEGPRSTVVAVRDRELRTPPVESGILPGTTVAAIFALAQARGWVCRTEPLTPDDLLAADSVWLCSSVTIAARVTRIDDTDLALDADAARGAAEFAELAQRAVVTA; encoded by the coding sequence ATGGTCACCACCGTCCTTTTCGACGTCCACCACGGGCGCCGCGACCCGCGGCAACCGCAGATCCACGCCGACGACCTGGCGGTGGTGCGGGGTGATGGGATTTTCGAGACGCTGCTGGTCCGCGATGGCCGGGCATGCAACCTGCAGCGCCACCTCGACCGGTTCGCGACGGGCGCGGCGCGGATGGACCTGCCTGCACCCGATGTCGCGGCGTGGCGGACGGCGGTCGAGGGGGCGGTCGCGGCGTGGGCGCAGGACAACGAGAACGCCGACGGGCTGATGCGGCTCGTCTACTCGCGCGGGCGTGAATCGGCACCGGCCGGGCCGCAGTCGCCGGACGCGGCCACGGCGCTGGTGATGATCACCGCGGTCGGCGCCAACGCGGCGCACGCGCGGGAGCGAGGGGTACGGGTTTGCCTGCTGGACCGGGGCTATCCGGTGGACTTCGCCGGGCGCGCGCCGTGGCAGTTGATCGGGGTGAAGACGCTCAGCTATGCCGCAAACATGGCGGCGTTGAGGTATGCCGCCGCCCACGGTTTCGACGACGTCGTCTACCTGTCATCCGACGGCGCGGTGCTGGAAGGGCCGCGGTCCACCGTCGTCGCGGTGCGCGACCGGGAGCTGCGCACGCCGCCGGTGGAGTCGGGCATCCTGCCCGGGACCACCGTCGCCGCGATCTTTGCGCTGGCCCAGGCCCGGGGCTGGGTGTGCCGGACGGAGCCGCTGACCCCCGACGATCTGCTGGCCGCCGACTCGGTCTGGCTGTGCTCGTCGGTCACGATCGCCGCCCGCGTCACCCGGATCGACGACACGGACCTCGCCCTCGACGCGGATGCGGCTCGCGGGGCCGCCGAGTTCGCCGAACTGGCCCAGCGGGCCGTGGTGACGGCTTAA